Proteins from a single region of Aureibacter tunicatorum:
- a CDS encoding CTP synthase has product MGAAKYIFVTGGVTSSLGKGIIAASLAKLLQARGLSVTIQKFDPYINIDPGTLNPYEHGECYVTTDGAETDLDLGHYERFLNIKTTQANNITTGRIYHNVITKERQGAYLGKTVQVIPHITDEIQNNFYKLGETGEYDIVITEIGGCVGDIESLPFIEAVRQARMNLGEENAIVIHLTLVPYLAKARELKTKPTQHSVKQLLEAGLQPDILVCRTEHSLPQEIRKKLALFCNVRLNSVIESIDADTIYDVPLLMKKEKLDERVIEKLNIQYESEPKLDLWKDFLGRLKNPTDEIKISLVGKYVELHDAYKSIVESFVHAGAENECKVKLNWISSESVNPGNVEELLSDSDGVLVAPGFGERGIEGKITAVNFVRENKIPFFGICLGMQCAVIEFARNVLGLKEAMSTEMNPNTPDPVIDLMEDQKDIELMGGTMRLGAYPCELKEGSLAKKIYHGNDTVKERHRHRYEFNNKYLEAIEYAGMKASGINPETGLVEIVEIENHPFFVGTQFHPELKSTVIKPQPVFVAFVKAALEYHKNKS; this is encoded by the coding sequence ATGGGTGCTGCTAAATACATATTTGTAACAGGAGGTGTTACTTCATCATTAGGGAAAGGAATCATTGCCGCTTCTTTGGCGAAATTGCTTCAAGCGAGAGGACTTTCTGTAACGATCCAAAAATTCGACCCTTATATCAACATTGATCCAGGGACGTTGAATCCATACGAACATGGAGAATGCTATGTTACAACAGATGGGGCAGAGACAGACCTAGACCTAGGTCACTATGAGAGGTTTTTGAATATCAAAACCACTCAAGCGAACAACATCACTACAGGAAGAATCTATCATAATGTAATCACTAAAGAAAGACAAGGAGCCTACCTTGGCAAAACCGTTCAGGTGATCCCTCACATTACAGATGAAATCCAAAATAATTTCTACAAACTAGGAGAGACTGGCGAGTATGATATCGTGATTACTGAGATTGGTGGTTGTGTTGGTGATATCGAGTCTTTGCCTTTCATTGAAGCTGTAAGACAAGCTAGAATGAACCTTGGAGAAGAGAATGCTATCGTCATTCACTTAACCTTAGTTCCTTACTTGGCGAAAGCTAGAGAATTAAAGACTAAACCTACTCAACACTCTGTAAAGCAACTTTTGGAAGCAGGGCTTCAGCCAGACATTTTAGTTTGCAGAACTGAGCATTCTTTGCCTCAAGAGATCAGAAAAAAATTAGCTTTATTTTGCAATGTTAGATTGAATTCCGTAATCGAGTCAATTGATGCGGACACAATTTATGATGTGCCTCTTTTGATGAAGAAAGAGAAGTTGGACGAGCGAGTAATCGAAAAACTTAATATTCAATATGAAAGCGAGCCAAAACTTGATCTTTGGAAGGATTTCTTGGGAAGGTTGAAGAATCCGACGGATGAGATTAAGATTTCGCTAGTAGGTAAGTATGTTGAGCTTCATGACGCATACAAGTCAATTGTTGAGTCTTTTGTGCATGCAGGTGCTGAAAACGAGTGCAAGGTTAAGCTTAATTGGATAAGCTCCGAGTCTGTGAATCCTGGAAATGTTGAAGAGCTTTTAAGTGATTCTGATGGAGTATTGGTAGCGCCAGGTTTTGGAGAGAGAGGGATTGAAGGCAAAATCACAGCAGTGAATTTTGTTAGAGAGAACAAGATACCTTTCTTTGGTATTTGCTTGGGAATGCAATGCGCAGTGATTGAGTTCGCAAGAAATGTTCTTGGCCTTAAAGAAGCGATGTCAACAGAGATGAATCCTAATACTCCTGATCCAGTGATTGACTTGATGGAAGATCAAAAGGATATAGAGTTAATGGGTGGAACGATGAGATTGGGAGCTTACCCGTGTGAATTGAAAGAGGGAAGTTTGGCTAAGAAAATTTACCATGGCAATGATACTGTGAAAGAGAGACACAGACATCGTTATGAGTTCAACAATAAGTATTTGGAAGCAATTGAATATGCGGGAATGAAAGCTTCGGGAATCAATCCTGAAACTGGACTTGTTGAAATTGTAGAGATTGAAAACCACCCGTTTTTCGTAGGTACTCAATTCCACCCAGAATTGAAAAGTACTGTGATTAAGCCTCAGCCTGTTTTTGTTGCATTTGTTAAGGCTGCGCTAGAATATCACAAAAATAAAAGTTAA
- the yidC gene encoding membrane protein insertase YidC gives MDKNQSIGLLLIASILLAYTFFFAPEPEKENQDGATPVAENVDQLPSNNEIEQIENKFDNLSDSVKNARYSQRYGVFASAVEGENRDFILENDVVKITFSSKGAGIDNVLLKKFKTWDQRPLNLLKSGQNDFSMELKTSSGTVDLSKLYFATNASQVTTVASGGKSSISFKLKVDEQNYIEQVYTLGEGYELENKFYIKGLENVITGNDLQYVWQDNLTRAEKNLYGNSGERGNTTVNFYTTSGTFDDLSATSEDAEEEKVTEPVNWIAFKQQFFVSSVIPSSPVSNAVVSTELPSSLDTMVVKKAKASFAVPVKDLRGGTDNFKYYFGPNNYDILKDVTTDFSRNLNLGWGIFGWVNKFVVIPIFNFLQMYISSYGLIILILVLIIKLALAPLSYKSYLSMAKMRVLKPELDEIKAEAGDDMAKAQTMQMELYRKVGVNPLSGCVPMLLQMPILFAMFRFFPNSIELRQESFLWAHDLSTYDTILQLPFEIPFYGSHVSGFGLLMTISLILYTWMNSQTTTVEGPAKTMQYMMPVMFLFIGNNFPAGLTYYYCLSNIVTFGQQAIIRKFVDDDKIHSMLQENKKKNVSKKKSKFQQKLDEAMKANNQANKNKKKN, from the coding sequence ATGGATAAGAATCAGTCGATAGGACTACTTTTAATCGCATCAATCCTTCTGGCGTACACATTTTTCTTTGCTCCTGAGCCTGAGAAAGAAAATCAAGATGGAGCAACTCCAGTAGCCGAGAATGTTGATCAATTGCCAAGCAATAATGAAATTGAGCAAATTGAGAATAAATTCGATAATCTAAGCGATTCTGTGAAGAATGCTAGATACTCTCAAAGGTATGGAGTATTCGCTAGTGCCGTGGAAGGAGAAAATCGTGATTTTATCTTGGAGAATGATGTTGTTAAGATTACATTCTCTTCTAAAGGTGCAGGTATTGACAATGTGTTGCTTAAGAAATTCAAGACATGGGATCAGCGTCCTTTGAATTTATTGAAAAGCGGGCAAAACGACTTTTCAATGGAATTGAAAACGTCATCCGGCACAGTTGATTTATCCAAATTATATTTTGCAACGAATGCTTCGCAAGTTACGACAGTTGCTAGTGGAGGTAAATCATCGATTTCCTTTAAGTTGAAGGTCGATGAGCAAAATTATATTGAGCAAGTGTATACTCTAGGAGAGGGCTATGAACTTGAAAACAAGTTTTATATCAAAGGTCTGGAAAATGTCATCACAGGAAATGATCTTCAATATGTGTGGCAAGATAATCTGACAAGAGCAGAAAAGAACCTTTATGGCAATAGTGGCGAGAGAGGCAATACGACTGTTAATTTCTATACTACAAGCGGTACTTTTGATGATTTGTCCGCGACTTCTGAAGATGCTGAGGAAGAAAAAGTTACCGAGCCGGTTAATTGGATCGCTTTCAAGCAACAATTCTTTGTGTCTTCTGTGATCCCTTCAAGCCCAGTGTCTAATGCTGTTGTGTCTACAGAATTGCCTTCTTCATTGGATACAATGGTTGTTAAAAAGGCTAAAGCTTCTTTTGCAGTGCCTGTTAAGGATTTGCGAGGCGGTACGGATAATTTCAAATATTATTTCGGTCCAAATAATTACGACATATTAAAAGATGTAACGACTGATTTCTCTAGAAACCTGAATTTGGGATGGGGGATTTTTGGATGGGTCAATAAATTTGTTGTGATCCCAATATTCAATTTCTTGCAAATGTATATTTCAAGCTATGGCTTGATTATATTGATATTGGTTTTGATTATTAAGTTGGCTCTTGCGCCGCTTTCATACAAGTCATACCTGTCTATGGCGAAAATGAGAGTTTTAAAGCCTGAATTGGATGAGATCAAAGCTGAAGCGGGCGATGATATGGCCAAGGCTCAAACAATGCAAATGGAGCTTTATAGAAAAGTAGGAGTGAATCCATTGAGTGGTTGTGTGCCTATGTTGTTGCAGATGCCGATTCTATTCGCGATGTTTAGGTTTTTCCCGAACTCTATTGAGTTAAGACAAGAAAGTTTCTTATGGGCTCATGATTTGTCTACTTACGATACTATTCTTCAGTTGCCATTTGAAATTCCTTTCTATGGTTCTCATGTTAGTGGATTTGGCTTATTGATGACAATATCATTGATTCTATATACTTGGATGAATAGTCAGACAACAACAGTGGAAGGTCCAGCGAAAACAATGCAGTATATGATGCCTGTAATGTTCTTGTTTATTGGTAATAATTTCCCTGCTGGATTGACTTATTACTACTGTCTATCGAATATTGTAACTTTTGGTCAGCAAGCTATCATTAGAAAGTTTGTAGATGATGATAAGATTCATTCGATGCTTCAAGAGAACAAGAAAAAGAATGTTAGCAAGAAAAAGTCGAAGTTCCAACAAAAATTGGATGAGGCGATGAAAGCTAATAATCAAGCTAACAAGAATAAAAAGAAAAACTAG
- a CDS encoding alpha-amylase family protein, whose translation MKHICFILIITLITACGETKKNDSNQTDEAEKTNLISNNIDFYKIDLETYTESQSINAASKRIELLKKMGIEAVIINPLKTIGKGNTNESFELSSHDTKEELTKYIDKCHNLDLKVILQWPEKEMINSKSLSNQIESLLKIFKFDGIEFDKKTKIDATGSEQLNQLANAKKLFIIVNEKNSSRNLFTYSNIQTETTNNTNFSEYLKSVIQLAVKTPSSQKVINTTSITHFDSLFQQNEQAYLLHSAIVFTLPGYAMMKAGDENGFDKYLVLNGQKWIDWAELKYQNFYNELNKAKSEYPTLSGGTSNINMKVIETTDDNVIGFIRSIDKKHVSLTLSNPSDKKVKFRIKSIPVGYYKNIFSPEEFLYDETIHIELSPWQSKVFLKVKHTINKDQ comes from the coding sequence ATGAAACACATTTGCTTTATACTTATTATAACCTTAATAACAGCTTGCGGAGAAACTAAAAAAAACGACTCCAATCAAACCGATGAAGCTGAAAAAACCAATTTAATAAGCAATAATATCGACTTTTATAAAATCGATTTAGAAACATATACTGAAAGCCAATCGATAAATGCAGCGTCCAAAAGAATCGAGTTATTGAAAAAAATGGGCATAGAAGCTGTAATAATAAACCCTCTGAAAACAATTGGCAAAGGAAATACTAACGAAAGCTTTGAACTTTCAAGTCATGACACCAAGGAAGAATTGACAAAATATATTGATAAATGCCATAATCTTGACCTGAAAGTCATATTGCAATGGCCTGAAAAAGAAATGATAAATTCTAAATCATTATCTAACCAAATTGAATCATTACTTAAAATTTTTAAATTTGACGGAATTGAATTTGACAAAAAAACGAAAATAGATGCTACAGGCTCAGAACAACTCAATCAATTAGCTAATGCAAAAAAGCTTTTCATCATTGTCAATGAAAAGAACTCTTCCAGAAATTTATTTACTTACTCAAACATTCAAACAGAAACTACCAATAATACCAACTTCTCTGAATATTTGAAAAGTGTCATCCAATTAGCGGTTAAAACTCCGTCTTCACAAAAAGTCATCAACACAACTTCTATCACACATTTCGATTCTTTGTTTCAACAAAATGAGCAAGCATATTTACTTCATTCAGCAATTGTCTTCACATTGCCAGGTTATGCTATGATGAAAGCAGGAGATGAAAATGGGTTTGACAAATATTTGGTTTTAAACGGTCAAAAATGGATTGACTGGGCTGAACTAAAGTATCAGAATTTTTACAACGAACTCAATAAAGCCAAAAGCGAATATCCAACACTTTCAGGCGGTACTTCTAATATCAACATGAAGGTAATAGAAACAACCGATGATAATGTGATTGGATTTATTCGAAGCATTGACAAGAAACATGTCAGCCTTACTTTAAGCAACCCTTCGGATAAGAAGGTTAAATTCAGGATTAAATCCATCCCAGTTGGATATTACAAAAATATATTCTCTCCAGAAGAATTTCTATATGATGAAACTATCCATATCGAACTTTCCCCTTGGCAAAGCAAAGTTTTTTTAAAAGTAAAACATACCATTAACAAAGATCAATAG
- a CDS encoding CvfB family protein, whose translation MINIGQYNSLRIARFSAHGAYLTDGETEVLLPQKYLKEEMEVGEDLNVFVYNDSQDRPVAVTTKPLAQVDQFAYLYVKALTKVGAFVDWGLEKDLLVPFKEQRFPLQEDRAYIFRLCLDHRSNRVIATTKLFPFFDRDVSELKEGQEVSMLVYEKADLGFLAIIDDRYLGLIYDNEVFEPLAVGDKRKGFIKKIRNDGKIDLALQKQGYEAVEDSKDIIIDELIKAGGELPYHDKSDSEEIKKVFRMSKKNFKKVVGSLYKAGLIELKENGIKLKIK comes from the coding sequence ATGATAAATATTGGACAATACAATTCGTTAAGAATTGCGAGGTTCAGCGCGCATGGCGCTTACCTCACAGACGGAGAGACTGAGGTTTTGCTACCTCAAAAATATCTTAAGGAAGAAATGGAAGTAGGAGAGGATTTGAACGTGTTTGTTTACAATGATTCTCAAGACCGCCCAGTTGCAGTGACAACAAAGCCTTTGGCTCAAGTTGATCAATTTGCGTACTTATATGTAAAAGCATTGACAAAAGTAGGTGCGTTTGTGGATTGGGGATTGGAAAAAGATCTTTTGGTGCCGTTTAAAGAGCAAAGGTTTCCACTACAGGAAGATCGAGCGTATATTTTTAGGCTTTGTCTTGATCATAGATCCAATCGAGTGATCGCGACGACAAAGTTGTTCCCGTTTTTTGACAGGGATGTGTCGGAGCTTAAAGAAGGGCAGGAAGTGTCGATGTTGGTGTATGAAAAGGCGGATTTAGGCTTTTTAGCGATCATTGATGATCGATATTTAGGTTTGATTTATGACAATGAGGTGTTTGAGCCTTTGGCTGTTGGTGATAAGAGAAAAGGCTTTATCAAGAAGATAAGAAACGATGGTAAAATAGACTTAGCGCTTCAAAAGCAGGGTTATGAAGCTGTTGAGGATTCTAAGGATATCATTATTGATGAATTAATAAAAGCTGGCGGTGAATTGCCTTATCATGATAAAAGCGATTCTGAGGAAATTAAGAAGGTCTTCAGAATGAGTAAAAAGAATTTTAAGAAAGTAGTTGGCAGTCTGTACAAGGCAGGGTTGATTGAGTTGAAGGAAAATGGTATTAAACTTAAAATAAAGTAA